One Phaseolus vulgaris cultivar G19833 chromosome 4, P. vulgaris v2.0, whole genome shotgun sequence DNA window includes the following coding sequences:
- the LOC137837292 gene encoding proteasome subunit alpha type-3, with protein sequence MSSIGTGYDLSVTTFSPDGRVFQIEYAAKAVDNSGTVIGIKCKDGVVLGVEKLIPSKMMLPGSNRRIHSVHRHSGMAVAGLAADGRQIVARAKSEATNYDSVYGEPIPVKELADRVASYVHLCTLYWWLRPFGCGVILGGYDRDGPQLYMVEPSGVSYRYFGAAIGKGRQAAKTEIEKLKVADMTCRQGVIEVAKIIYGVHDDAKDKDFELEMSWVCDESNRQHEKVPDELLEEAKAAAKAALEEMDAD encoded by the exons ATGAGTAGCATCGGAACCGGTTACGATCTATCGGTCACCACTTTCTCCCCTGATGGCCGCGTTTTCCAGATCGAGTACGCTGCCAAAGCCGTCGACAACAGCGG aactGTCATTGGTATCAAATGCAAAGACGGAGTTGTGTTG GGTGTAGAGAAGCTTATTCCGTCGAAAATGATGCTTCCGGGTTCAAACAGAAGAATACACTCGGTTCATCGTCACTCTGGGATG GCTGTAGCAGGATTAGCAGCTGATGGCAGGCAAATTGTTGCCCGGGCCAAGTCTGAAGCAACTAACTATGACAG CGTTTATGGTGAACCAATTCCTGTTAAGGAACTTGCTGACCGTGTGGCTAGTTATGTGCACCTATGTACACTATATTGGTGGCTCAG ACCTTTTGGATGTGGTGTCATACTAGGAGGTTATGACAGGGATGGGCCACAGTTGTACATGGTTGAACCTTCCGGTGTTTCCTAT AGATATTTTGGTGCTGCAATCGGAAAGGGCAGGCAAGCTGCTAAAAC AGAGATTGAGAAGTTGAAGGTTGCTGATATGACTTGTCGACAAGGGGTTATTGAAGTGGCTAAGAT TATATATGGAGTTCATGATGACGCAAAGGACAAAGATTTTGAACTAGAAATGAGCTGGGTATGCGATGAATCAAACCGTCAACATGAAAAG GTCCCAGACGAGCTTCTAGAAGAGGCTAAAGCAGCCGCCAAAGCAGCTCTTGAAGAAATGGATGCAGATTAA